In Natronococcus sp. AD-5, the genomic window GCGAGTTCGTCGAGCGGGTCGGCGAACACCTCCGGGGAACCGGCGTCGAGCCGGACGACGCCGAACAGTACACCGACGGCGTCACCGACGCCATCGCGGTCGCGCTCACGGAGGGTGAACTCGAGGACCTGAAAGCGCAGCTCGACGACGACCTTCACCCGCTGTTCGAGGACGTTACGGTCGACCAGGAGAGCGTATAGTATCGGGCTTTCCGACCGTCGGGATCGAATCGATCCGATCCCGTCACCCCGTTTTCACCCGCATTTGTTCGAATGGCGAACGCGACGAGCGACGCGACGGGCGGCCGATACCGCCGCAACAGGTTCGTTCAAGTGGCTGACGCGCGACGTCGGTTAGCAATGACCGATACGACGGACGAGGACCCCCTCGCGTGCCGAGCGTGTAGCGCCCCGGTAACCGAGACCGGTGACCGACGAGTCGTGAGCGTCGTCGAGAACGGCGAGGCGGTCCACTACCAGTTCTGCAGCGAAGCGTGTCTCGAGTCCTGGGACCGGCCGTAGCCGTCAGTTCGGCGGCGTCTCGGCTCCCGCTTCTCGGCCCGACTCGCCCGCTTCTTCCGTCTCGCGCTGGGCGCCCGCGACGGCGCTGCCGATCCCGTCGACCGGACGGTCCGGCGTGATCCCGTCCATCTCCTCGGGCAATCCGAGCTGGTAGCGGTCGCCGTTCTCGCGAACGCTCGTCCGGCCGCGGTGGACGGAGACGTCGCCGTTCAGGTGGAGCCGAACCGCCTCGAGCAACGCGTCGGCCTCGAGGGGCTGGCCGCGGCGCTTCATCTCCGCGAGGTCGGCGTCGTCGGGAACGTCGAACGCGCGCTGGGTGATGATCGGTCCCTGGTCGAGATCGGTCGTGACGTAGTGGGCCGTAACGCCCGCCACGCGGACGCCCTCCTCCATGGCCTGCCGGTAGGCCTCGGCGCCGGGGAACGCCGGCAGCAGCGAGGGGTGGACGTTGATGATCCGGTCCTCGTACCGGAAGACCACGTTCGGGCTGAGAATGCGCATGTATCGCGCGAGGACGATCAGGTCGGCGTCGTACTCGGCGAGCAGTTCCAGAAGACGCTCCTCGTTCTGCTGGCCCTTCTCGTCGCCGACGTCGTGGAACGGGACGCCGTAGTGCTCGGCCAGCGGCTGAAGGTCGTCGTGGTTGCCGATGACGACGCCGATGTCCGCGCCCAGGTCGTCGTTCGCCCAGGCCTCGAACAGCGCCTCGAGACAGTGGCTCTCCTTGGTGCCGAGGACGGCGATCTGCTGGGTCTCGCGGTCGGCCGGGTACCGGACCTGGACGTCGAGTCCCAGGTCGGAACCGAGCTCCTGGAGGTCCTCCCGGAGCTTCGCCTCGGTACAGACCATCTCCGAGGTGTCGACGGCGAGGTACATCCGGAAGACGCCGTCGCGGACCGCCTGATCGAGGTCCTCGATGTTGACTCCGCGCTCGAACAGGAGGCTGGTCACGCGGGCAACCAGTCCGGTGTCGTCGTCTCCAATTACGGTGATTTCGGTCACGTCGGTCGTCATCGCAGCCACCTCCGCTCGAGCGAAGATCGATTCATCAGTACCGATCCCAGTCTCTGGGCGGCTAAAAGTCCTGCTTTCCACTGATGCGCGTGAGAATGACCCTGTACTACGATTCGTCGACCGAGTAGCATTCATTGCTAATATCTATAGAATTCTTATTAAACACGTGGAGCACCTACCGGTTCGGTATGAACGTTCCCGATCTCGAGGTCGCGATCGTCGGCGCCGGGCGGCGGGAATCGGTACCGCAGTCGGCCTCGAGCGACTCGACGTCGAGTACGCGGTCCTCGAGCGCGACCGAATCGGCGCGTCGCTTCGCGACTGGCCCGACGAAATGCGGCTGCTGACCCGTCGTTCCCGGCCAGCGCTTTCGCGCGCGACCTGCACGTTGCGTGACGGTCGACACGTCGCCGGCGCTGGCGCTCGACCGCGAACACCCGATCGGCGACCGGTACGCCGACTACCCCGAGGCGATCGCCGAGTTCCCGAGGCGCGCGTCGAGGGCATCGAACGCGACGAGCGCGAGGGATCGTACGCCGTACGGACGACCGGCGGCGAACGGTTCCAGTCTCGAACGCCGCCGGTGCTCGCGACCGGATTCGAGGACGGCCTCCCGCTCGTCGACGTCCTGTTCGCGTTCGACGGCGAGGTTCCGGAACTCACCGACCGCGACGAGTCCGCCGAGACGCCGGGGCTGTTCCTCGCCGGCCCGCAGGTCGCCCGCGACGGGCAGCAGCTCTGCTTCGTATACGAGTTTCGCCGGCGGTTCGCCGTCGTCGCCGAGACGATCGGCGAGCACCTCGGTGTGGACATCGACCCGCTCGAGGTCTACCGCGAGAAACGGCTGATCCTCGAGGAGTTCGACTGCTGCGAACCCGACCACTGCGACTGATGAGCGTCGGCGTCGGACGCAGTCGTTCGGAACACGGTTCCGTCGCGCAGTCCGGTTGAATCGGATGATTCGCTCCGTGGAGAGTCGTACTGAGCGCCGGTATCTCTATCTGGTGCAGCTGATGTTCGTCGAGTCGTGTTGATTACATGGCGCGCGTATTCACCACGGATCGAAGTTCGCTCGAAAAACGGCGATCATTCAACGAATCGACGTATCGTTTAGCTGGAAAACAACCGTTTAACGACTGTATAGGAATATGACTGGTAACTCGTAGTACCGGTATGCCAAGTCGGAAACGACGATCCGTGCTGGCGAGTAGCGCGACACTCCTGACCGGTAGCCTAATCGCCTCGAGCGGCACGGTCAGAGCGGACGAGACGAGTGATGGAGACCTCGAACTTACCGTCAACGCGGACGATTCGACGCACGTCAACCTGGGGAACACGTCGTTCATCATTTCGGTGACGAACCACGGTTCGGACTCCGTCTCGGTTCCGGTCACGCTCGAGGTGGCCCACTTCGACGAGGAACTCGAGACGCTCGAACTCGCGGGCCACGATAGCGCGAGCACGTACCAATCGTTCGATCCCAGAAGTCTCGGCCCGGGAGAACACGACTGGACCGTTACCGCCGGCGACGAGACCGAGACCGGGACGCTGGTAGTCGAGTCCGACGACGACTACGAGGATCGCGACGAAGGATTCTACCTCGCCGTTCACGGCTGGAACCCCGATGACGGCGAGGAAGTGGTCGTCCACGTCGAGGACGCCCACGATACGATAAACCCCGGGTTCGACATGA contains:
- a CDS encoding formyltetrahydrofolate deformylase encodes the protein MTTDVTEITVIGDDDTGLVARVTSLLFERGVNIEDLDQAVRDGVFRMYLAVDTSEMVCTEAKLREDLQELGSDLGLDVQVRYPADRETQQIAVLGTKESHCLEALFEAWANDDLGADIGVVIGNHDDLQPLAEHYGVPFHDVGDEKGQQNEERLLELLAEYDADLIVLARYMRILSPNVVFRYEDRIINVHPSLLPAFPGAEAYRQAMEEGVRVAGVTAHYVTTDLDQGPIITQRAFDVPDDADLAEMKRRGQPLEADALLEAVRLHLNGDVSVHRGRTSVRENGDRYQLGLPEEMDGITPDRPVDGIGSAVAGAQRETEEAGESGREAGAETPPN
- a CDS encoding DUF7576 family protein, giving the protein MTDTTDEDPLACRACSAPVTETGDRRVVSVVENGEAVHYQFCSEACLESWDRP
- a CDS encoding NAD(P)-binding domain-containing protein — translated: MEHLPVRYERSRSRGRDRRRRAAGIGTAVGLERLDVEYAVLERDRIGASLRDWPDEMRLLTRRSRPALSRATCTLRDGRHVAGAGARPRTPDRRPVRRLPRGDRRVPEARVEGIERDEREGSYAVRTTGGERFQSRTPPVLATGFEDGLPLVDVLFAFDGEVPELTDRDESAETPGLFLAGPQVARDGQQLCFVYEFRRRFAVVAETIGEHLGVDIDPLEVYREKRLILEEFDCCEPDHCD